GGTGGCGCGGATTAACGGTAATCAGGTCGAGGCGCACCTGCCCGTCGAGCTGGCGGTAGTCGAACAGCAGATTACCGGGCTGCATACCCAGCGTGTCCTCAATCAGCCGCTGAATGCGGGCGCTTTCAACGTGAACGTCGTGCGAAACCTCCATGTGGTCAGTTGTCAGATAACAGTTGCGAGCTGCCAGTGCATCAGTTCGGTCTTGCCGCCCTGACAACTAACAACTCGCAACTGACAACCCTATTAATGGTGCGACTTGGCGGCTTCCAGTTCAGGCAGGCCGTTCTTCACGCGGAAGTCGTTGATGGCTGCCTTGATGGCGTCTTCGGCCAGCACCGAGCAGTGGATTTTAACCGGCGGCAGGGCCAGTTCTTCCACAATCTCCATGTTGTCGATGGCCAGGGCCTCATCCACCGATTTGCCCTTCAGCCACTCGGTAGCGAGCGACGACGAGGCAATGGCCGAGCCGCAACCAAAGGTCTTGAACTTGGCATCGGTGATGATGTTGGTGGTTTCGTCAACCTCGATCTGCAGGCGCATTACGTCGCCGCACTCGGGAGCACCCACAAGGCCGGTGCCTACGTTTTTCTTGCTTTTATCCAGCGTACCCACGTTGCGCGGGTTGCTGTAGTGGTCGATTACTTTATCGGAGTAAGCCATGACGGACTTAAAGTTTGAGAGTTATGGAGTTTAGGAGTTTAAGAGTTTGAGAGCGGAGCAGGTGAGTTGAGGACAACTCATTAACTCTCAAACTCAAAACTCGCCAACTGATCTTAGTGTTCTGCCCACTCGATCGAGTTCAGGTCGATGCCTTCCTTGAACATCTCCCACAGCGGCGACATTTCGCGGAGCTTGGTTACGGCTTCTTTTACGTGGCCGATGGCGTAGTCGATCTGCTCGTCGGTGGTGAAGCGCGACAGGCCGAAGCGCAGCGAGGAGTGCGCCAGGTCGTCGCTCAGGCCCAGGGCCTTGAGCACGTACGAAGGCTCCAGCGAAGCCGAAGTACAAGCCGAGCCCGACGAAACGGCGAGGTCTTTCACGCCCATCATCAAGCCTTCGCCTTCCACGTACTTAAACGAGATGTTGGCCGTGTGCGGGAGGCGGTGTTCGCGCGAACCGTTCACGTAGCTTTCTTCCAGCGTCAGCAGCTCGCGCTCCAAACGGTCGCGCATGGCCGAAATGCGCTGGGTGTCGGCGTCCATTTCCAGGCGAGCTACCTCGCAGGCCTTGCCCAGGCCCACAATGCCGGGCACG
The sequence above is drawn from the Hymenobacter sp. YIM 151858-1 genome and encodes:
- the iscU gene encoding Fe-S cluster assembly scaffold IscU translates to MAYSDKVIDHYSNPRNVGTLDKSKKNVGTGLVGAPECGDVMRLQIEVDETTNIITDAKFKTFGCGSAIASSSLATEWLKGKSVDEALAIDNMEIVEELALPPVKIHCSVLAEDAIKAAINDFRVKNGLPELEAAKSHH